From the genome of Psychrilyobacter atlanticus DSM 19335, one region includes:
- the brnQ gene encoding branched-chain amino acid transport system II carrier protein — protein sequence MKKNNDILIFGLAIFAMFFGAGNLIFPPEIGVVTGKEWLMSSAGFFLTGICLPVGGLIAFSRAGSTDNFANKVSENFNTIYFSLLILAIGPMLAIPRTAATAYEMGIVPNFGEINPLIASIVYFVIVYILVIKPSQLLNNIGKYMTPIILIILSLVIVKGIFLGFGVPGEKTIIQNSFSYGFFGGYQTMDAIASVIFGSVIVESLKGNGYTDDKVQSSMIVKSGIIAALGLALVYGGLLYLGAMANGNNLNLGKAELVMYLAKNSLGSFGVMAFGICAIVACLTTSIALVATVSNFFAAKSKFSYKTITIVTCVISTILGATGLGFIVDIAVPILIILYPVTIILIILNILKIKNTRVFKVSVTIGLIFSVFEVLASFNILPVLTAVFNSLPMASEGFAWLAPTLIGSIATALIKNETMTTVEAD from the coding sequence ATGAAAAAAAATAATGATATACTTATATTTGGATTAGCAATATTTGCTATGTTTTTTGGAGCTGGAAACCTTATTTTCCCACCGGAGATAGGTGTCGTCACTGGTAAAGAGTGGCTCATGTCTTCCGCTGGATTTTTCCTTACGGGAATTTGTCTTCCTGTAGGAGGGTTGATTGCTTTCAGCAGAGCCGGGAGTACCGATAATTTTGCAAATAAAGTTTCGGAAAATTTTAACACAATTTACTTTTCACTGTTAATACTTGCTATAGGTCCTATGCTGGCCATACCAAGAACAGCAGCTACTGCTTATGAGATGGGAATCGTTCCAAATTTTGGAGAGATCAATCCCTTGATAGCCTCAATTGTATATTTCGTAATAGTTTATATATTGGTAATAAAGCCCTCTCAGCTCCTTAATAATATAGGAAAATATATGACTCCTATTATCCTTATCATTCTTTCGCTGGTTATAGTTAAGGGAATATTCCTAGGTTTTGGAGTTCCCGGAGAAAAAACTATAATTCAAAATTCATTCTCCTATGGTTTCTTTGGAGGATATCAGACAATGGACGCAATAGCTTCTGTTATATTTGGTTCTGTAATTGTAGAAAGCTTAAAAGGAAACGGATATACAGATGACAAGGTACAGAGTTCTATGATCGTAAAATCCGGTATCATAGCAGCCTTGGGATTAGCATTGGTATACGGAGGACTATTATATCTAGGTGCCATGGCGAATGGAAATAATTTAAACCTTGGAAAAGCTGAGCTTGTTATGTATCTTGCAAAAAATTCTTTAGGATCATTTGGTGTAATGGCTTTTGGAATATGTGCAATAGTAGCATGCCTTACGACATCTATAGCTCTGGTAGCTACAGTATCTAATTTCTTTGCTGCAAAATCAAAGTTTTCTTACAAAACCATAACTATAGTAACCTGCGTTATCTCGACTATTCTAGGTGCTACTGGATTAGGGTTCATAGTTGATATAGCTGTCCCAATACTTATAATTTTATATCCGGTAACTATTATACTTATAATTTTAAATATCCTTAAAATAAAAAATACTAGGGTTTTTAAAGTCAGTGTTACCATTGGACTAATTTTTAGTGTCTTTGAGGTTTTGGCCAGCTTTAATATTTTACCTGTATTAACAGCTGTCTTTAATTCTTTACCTATGGCTTCAGAAGGATTTGCATGGCTGGCTCCAACATTAATTGGATCAATTGCTACAGCTTTAATAAAGAATGAAACTATGACAACAGTAGAAGCTGATTAG
- a CDS encoding NUDIX hydrolase: MNILNQIKNYKPYNEQEKYDKAGILNYLEREKNIFSRDNKIAHMTASAWVVNKDRNKVVMIYHNIYDSWSWMGGHADGEEDLFAVAIKEVKEESGLNKIIPLSKDIFSLEVLTVDGHIKKGKYVSSHLHLNITYLFEADEKEILTIKEDENSGVEWFGLDESIDKSTEVWFKERIYTKLNKKLNEL; the protein is encoded by the coding sequence ATGAATATTCTAAATCAAATAAAAAATTATAAACCATATAATGAGCAAGAAAAATATGATAAAGCAGGAATATTAAATTATTTAGAAAGAGAAAAAAATATTTTCAGCAGAGATAATAAAATAGCACATATGACAGCCTCTGCATGGGTTGTAAATAAAGATAGAAATAAAGTAGTGATGATATACCATAATATCTATGATTCATGGTCTTGGATGGGAGGTCACGCTGATGGTGAAGAAGATCTATTCGCTGTGGCCATAAAGGAAGTCAAGGAGGAGAGTGGTCTTAATAAGATTATACCTCTATCAAAAGATATATTTTCTCTTGAAGTACTGACTGTTGATGGGCATATAAAAAAAGGAAAATACGTATCTTCCCACCTGCATTTAAATATAACATACTTATTTGAAGCCGACGAAAAAGAAATTTTGACCATAAAAGAAGACGAAAATAGTGGTGTGGAATGGTTTGGATTAGACGAATCTATAGATAAATCTACAGAAGTATGGTTTAAAGAAAGGATCTATACAAAACTCAATAAGAAATTAAATGAATTATAA
- a CDS encoding MarR family winged helix-turn-helix transcriptional regulator: MRTDIVIGIISNIREKSAQFINGELKEREISGLINSHGTILSAMYDNDGVMTMNGIAKFIGKRKSTVTDMVKKLEKLGYISRQKSERDARVIEVTLTEKGWIFRDTFKEVSAKLLEKTYDGFTEEEKEVLMGLLLKIRKNFKD; this comes from the coding sequence ATGAGAACAGATATAGTAATTGGGATAATATCAAATATAAGAGAAAAAAGTGCTCAGTTTATAAATGGAGAGTTAAAAGAAAGAGAGATCTCCGGACTTATCAATAGTCACGGGACTATTTTATCTGCAATGTATGATAATGATGGTGTGATGACAATGAATGGGATCGCTAAATTTATAGGGAAGAGAAAATCTACAGTAACTGACATGGTAAAAAAATTAGAAAAATTAGGTTATATAAGTCGTCAAAAAAGTGAAAGAGATGCTAGAGTCATAGAGGTTACTCTTACAGAAAAAGGGTGGATTTTTAGGGATACATTTAAAGAAGTCAGTGCAAAGCTTTTGGAAAAAACCTATGATGGTTTCACAGAAGAAGAAAAGGAAGTTTTGATGGGGCTGCTTTTAAAAATTAGGAAAAATTTTAAAGACTAA
- a CDS encoding flavocytochrome c — MKIYKDGSFKGIGIGYAGEIEALVTIVQSKINSIKFLSHNETPVISEPAFNHIPTKIIENNTIMVPNVKGCSMSSRGIREAVMNALILSGEDREDLMKEFKGAENLEKIVVNKNKFKPVENFDIVIVGGGGAGLSAAISASNLGAKVVLLEKMAAVGGNTLVSMGGINIPGSDAQVSKKIEDNPELYYNDALAGGDGENNKELFKILSENALDTYNWLKKEVGVEFKKDELIHFGGHTVPRAAVFKGKYAVELISKLRKKAENLGVDIRTGVDAKEIITKDKKVIGIKAITEGKTVEFFASKGVIFATGGFSGNIEMRKKYNPQLDERYKTTNQSGITGDGHIMCEKLGVDFIHMSYIQTFPIANPLTGALSHVGGSRFDGAILVNRSGKRFVEELERRDVVSQAILAQDGGVGYLVWAQEIEGVANRTTENKAEVNSLKRGDLFIEGSIEECSKKLDINLDTLKNTINIYNSYVENGKDQDFDRRGNLIKIEKGPFYIQTVAPAVHHTMGGIKINSENEVLDIEGNIIKGLYAAGEIVGGIHGTNRLGGNAITDILVFGKRAGEKIMK; from the coding sequence ATGAAAATATATAAAGATGGTTCATTTAAAGGTATTGGTATTGGGTATGCAGGAGAGATCGAGGCTTTAGTCACGATTGTTCAAAGTAAAATTAATAGTATTAAATTTTTATCACATAATGAGACACCGGTAATATCTGAACCTGCTTTTAATCATATCCCTACTAAAATAATAGAAAATAATACTATAATGGTTCCCAATGTAAAGGGATGTTCTATGAGTTCCCGTGGTATAAGGGAAGCAGTTATGAATGCTCTTATCCTCTCTGGAGAAGATAGAGAAGATTTAATGAAGGAATTTAAAGGTGCTGAAAATTTAGAGAAGATTGTAGTCAATAAAAATAAATTTAAACCTGTTGAAAATTTCGATATAGTTATTGTTGGTGGAGGTGGAGCTGGTCTCAGTGCAGCAATTTCTGCATCAAACTTAGGAGCTAAGGTTGTTTTACTTGAAAAGATGGCAGCTGTTGGGGGAAATACCTTGGTTTCTATGGGTGGAATAAATATTCCTGGAAGTGATGCTCAAGTATCTAAAAAAATAGAAGACAATCCAGAGCTTTACTACAATGATGCTCTTGCTGGAGGAGATGGAGAAAATAATAAGGAATTATTTAAGATCTTATCTGAAAATGCATTGGACACATATAACTGGCTCAAAAAAGAGGTAGGAGTAGAGTTTAAAAAAGATGAACTTATTCATTTTGGTGGGCATACTGTTCCAAGAGCAGCAGTATTTAAAGGTAAATATGCCGTAGAACTGATCTCTAAATTAAGAAAAAAAGCTGAAAATCTGGGAGTAGATATCAGAACAGGGGTAGATGCTAAGGAGATAATAACAAAAGATAAGAAAGTAATTGGTATCAAAGCTATCACTGAAGGAAAGACTGTTGAATTTTTTGCTAGTAAAGGAGTTATCTTTGCTACAGGTGGGTTTTCTGGAAATATAGAGATGAGAAAAAAATACAATCCCCAGTTAGATGAAAGATATAAAACAACTAATCAAAGCGGTATAACTGGAGATGGACACATAATGTGTGAAAAACTAGGAGTAGACTTTATCCACATGTCATATATACAAACCTTCCCTATTGCTAACCCTCTAACTGGAGCATTATCCCATGTGGGCGGTTCTAGATTTGACGGTGCAATCTTAGTCAATAGATCAGGAAAAAGATTTGTAGAAGAATTAGAAAGAAGGGATGTAGTCTCTCAAGCTATCTTAGCTCAAGATGGCGGAGTGGGATACCTTGTATGGGCACAGGAAATAGAAGGGGTCGCAAATAGAACGACTGAAAACAAAGCAGAAGTAAATAGCTTAAAAAGAGGTGATCTATTTATAGAAGGTAGTATAGAGGAGTGCAGTAAAAAACTTGATATAAACTTAGATACACTGAAAAATACTATAAATATCTATAATTCATATGTAGAAAATGGAAAAGACCAAGATTTTGATAGAAGGGGAAACCTTATAAAGATAGAAAAAGGTCCTTTCTATATCCAGACTGTTGCACCAGCAGTTCATCACACTATGGGTGGAATAAAGATAAACAGCGAAAATGAAGTTTTAGATATTGAAGGAAATATCATAAAAGGTCTTTATGCTGCCGGTGAGATTGTAGGTGGTATTCACGGAACAAATAGACTTGGAGGAAATGCAATAACCGATATCTTAGTCTTTGGAAAAAGAGCCGGAGAAAAAATAATGAAATAA
- the sstT gene encoding serine/threonine transporter SstT, with protein sequence MFSKWNQLSLVKRIVIGLIVGIILSIAAPEAAAPVGLLGSLFVGALKAVAPILVFFLVMSAVSQHKPGQKTNMKSVISLYLIGTFLAGVVAVVGSFIFPVTIALGKGVENVSPPSGVSEVLKTLLMNVVDNPINALSNANYIGILVWALLLGVALKHAPASTKTMITDFSNALSQVVRWVIHLAPFGIMGLVFNSIATSGLGSLLAYGKLLGLLLGSMAFMALVVNPTIAFVMMRQNPYPLVFRCLKQSGLTAFFTRSSAANIPVNMELCEELGLDKDMYSVSIPLGATINMAGAAITISVLTLAAVHTLGIQVDFGTALILSILSAVSACGASGVAGGSLLLIPLACSLFGIPNEVAMQVVGVGFVIGVIQDSVETGLNSSTDALFTAVAEFAEWRKEGKKIVINKEVNL encoded by the coding sequence ATGTTTAGTAAATGGAATCAATTAAGTTTAGTAAAAAGAATAGTTATAGGTCTAATCGTTGGTATTATCTTATCAATCGCTGCACCAGAGGCAGCTGCACCAGTTGGTTTATTAGGATCATTATTTGTAGGAGCACTAAAAGCAGTAGCACCTATCTTAGTATTTTTCTTAGTAATGTCAGCAGTATCACAACATAAACCTGGTCAAAAAACAAATATGAAATCAGTTATCAGTCTTTACCTTATCGGAACATTCTTAGCCGGTGTAGTTGCAGTAGTAGGAAGTTTCATATTCCCAGTAACTATCGCTCTAGGAAAAGGAGTAGAAAATGTATCTCCTCCAAGTGGTGTAAGTGAAGTATTAAAAACATTATTAATGAACGTTGTAGACAATCCAATCAATGCATTATCAAATGCTAACTATATCGGAATCTTAGTTTGGGCTTTATTATTAGGAGTAGCATTAAAGCATGCACCAGCTTCTACTAAAACAATGATCACAGATTTCTCAAACGCACTATCTCAAGTTGTTAGATGGGTTATTCACTTAGCACCATTCGGTATCATGGGATTAGTATTCAACTCAATCGCAACTAGTGGATTAGGTTCACTATTAGCTTACGGTAAATTATTAGGATTATTATTAGGATCTATGGCATTCATGGCATTAGTAGTTAATCCAACTATCGCATTTGTTATGATGAGACAAAACCCTTATCCATTAGTATTCAGATGTCTAAAGCAAAGTGGACTTACAGCTTTCTTCACTAGAAGTTCGGCTGCTAACATCCCGGTAAACATGGAATTATGTGAGGAATTAGGATTAGATAAAGACATGTATTCAGTATCTATACCTTTAGGAGCTACAATAAACATGGCAGGAGCAGCTATCACAATATCTGTATTAACTCTTGCAGCAGTACATACATTAGGAATACAAGTAGACTTCGGAACTGCTCTTATCTTAAGTATCTTATCAGCTGTCAGTGCTTGTGGAGCATCTGGTGTAGCAGGTGGATCATTACTTCTTATCCCATTAGCTTGTAGTTTATTTGGTATCCCAAATGAAGTAGCAATGCAAGTAGTTGGAGTAGGTTTCGTAATTGGAGTAATCCAGGATTCAGTAGAAACTGGTCTTAACTCTTCAACAGACGCATTATTTACAGCTGTAGCTGAATTTGCTGAATGGAGAAAAGAAGGAAAGAAAATTGTTATCAATAAAGAAGTTAATCTATAA
- the ctlX gene encoding citrulline utilization hydrolase CtlX yields the protein MNNKVSQITDTILMIKPVRFHYNPETAVNNYYQTPPCGINNTSIQEKALIEFDNFVNTLENKGIEVLVVEDTLYPPTPDSIFPNNWISFHSDGRIALYPMFAKNRRLERRMDILDKLRSKNFKIDDIIDYSKFEGKGIFLEGTGSMILDRAAKKVYCALSPRADLTLLNKFCSDFDYTPISFHAYQWSNKERLPIYHTNVLMAIGEEFAIICSSSIDDISEKNRVISELRSDGKIIIDITEKQVEHFAGNALQVKNSGGDKYLILSKTAKEILSEDQILSIEKTSKILSVNIGTIQKYGGGSVRCMMAEIFLSRSK from the coding sequence ATGAACAATAAAGTTTCCCAGATTACAGACACTATCTTGATGATCAAACCTGTAAGATTTCACTATAATCCTGAAACTGCGGTCAACAACTACTATCAGACTCCTCCCTGTGGAATAAATAACACCTCAATCCAGGAAAAGGCACTAATAGAATTCGATAACTTTGTAAATACTTTAGAAAATAAAGGTATTGAAGTTTTGGTTGTAGAAGACACCTTATACCCTCCTACGCCTGACTCCATCTTTCCAAATAACTGGATATCTTTTCATAGTGATGGTAGGATAGCTCTATATCCAATGTTTGCAAAAAATAGAAGGCTTGAAAGAAGGATGGATATTTTAGATAAATTAAGATCTAAAAATTTTAAAATTGATGATATTATAGACTATTCAAAGTTTGAGGGAAAAGGTATCTTTCTTGAAGGTACAGGCAGCATGATATTAGACAGGGCAGCTAAAAAAGTTTACTGTGCCCTCTCTCCTCGAGCCGACCTTACTCTTTTAAATAAATTTTGCAGTGATTTTGATTATACACCTATTTCATTCCACGCTTATCAATGGTCAAACAAAGAGAGACTGCCTATCTACCATACCAATGTTTTGATGGCGATTGGAGAGGAGTTTGCCATTATCTGTTCTAGCTCTATCGATGATATAAGTGAGAAAAATAGGGTTATTTCAGAATTAAGATCCGATGGGAAGATAATTATAGATATCACAGAGAAACAGGTGGAACACTTTGCCGGAAACGCTCTTCAAGTAAAAAATTCTGGAGGAGATAAATATCTTATCTTATCCAAAACAGCTAAAGAGATCCTGTCTGAAGATCAGATACTATCCATAGAAAAAACTTCCAAGATATTAAGTGTCAATATAGGTACTATTCAAAAATATGGAGGAGGAAGTGTCAGGTGTATGATGGCAGAAATTTTTCTTTCCAGATCTAAATAA
- a CDS encoding manganese efflux pump MntP family protein gives MNFTSLFFISIGLAMDAFAVSLTEGISLRKLCVKSILKVALVFGIFQGIMPLLGWAVGGLFYDKISRFDHWITFGLLAFIGIKMIIDAREFGKCDIHGNCEKNTNIIVLGIATSIDALAVGFSFSLLPGLNIYFSIAVIGLITFILSSVGVYLGNKMGQLLGAKAEYIGGIILIGMGINILIQHLT, from the coding sequence ATGAACTTTACATCACTTTTTTTTATCTCCATAGGGTTAGCAATGGATGCATTTGCAGTGTCCTTGACTGAGGGAATATCCTTGAGAAAACTATGCGTCAAATCGATACTTAAAGTAGCATTGGTATTTGGAATATTTCAAGGGATTATGCCCTTATTAGGCTGGGCAGTAGGAGGATTATTTTATGATAAAATATCTAGATTTGATCATTGGATAACTTTTGGACTCCTTGCTTTTATAGGTATTAAGATGATAATAGATGCCAGAGAATTCGGGAAATGTGATATTCATGGGAATTGTGAGAAAAATACTAATATTATAGTCTTAGGAATAGCCACCAGTATCGATGCATTGGCAGTTGGATTTTCATTTTCACTATTACCTGGGCTAAATATCTATTTTTCCATAGCTGTAATAGGGTTGATCACTTTTATTTTATCCTCTGTAGGAGTTTATCTAGGGAATAAAATGGGGCAGCTATTAGGAGCTAAGGCCGAGTATATAGGAGGAATAATTCTTATAGGGATGGGAATCAATATACTTATACAGCATCTGACATAG
- a CDS encoding cupredoxin domain-containing protein → MKKLIFLFTFIISMLSFATTQKMDYSSYNLSGEIISGVRIIEVESFRYSYSPSIIVVNNGEKIRIKFSTGDTEHGFKISEINFDLKAKKGKPAEGDFIAPKSGIYEITCSVFCGSGHKKMTGRLVVR, encoded by the coding sequence ATGAAAAAATTAATATTTTTATTTACTTTTATTATTTCTATGCTTAGTTTTGCCACTACTCAAAAGATGGATTATTCATCCTATAATCTTTCCGGTGAAATAATTTCCGGTGTCAGAATTATAGAGGTTGAATCTTTTAGATACTCCTATTCTCCCAGCATTATTGTTGTAAATAACGGTGAAAAGATAAGGATAAAATTTTCTACGGGAGACACAGAACATGGATTTAAAATTTCTGAAATAAATTTTGATCTTAAAGCTAAAAAAGGAAAACCCGCAGAAGGTGACTTTATAGCTCCTAAATCTGGTATCTATGAAATAACATGCTCTGTATTCTGTGGTTCAGGACATAAAAAAATGACGGGAAGGCTGGTTGTAAGGTAG
- a CDS encoding ABC transporter ATP-binding protein — MNYIELKNLFFKYRNSTEDILKNINFNANKGEITAIIGESGSGKSTLLRILAGLEVPQKGELTIHDRVFIGEETFVPVEKRGIGMVFQDYALFPHLSVEKNILFGMGKVEKKSAKKRADEVLDLVSMKDFIKRYPHELSGGQQQRVALARALAPKPEVILLDEPFSNLDANLQGKIRNELKVILKTTGETAIFVSHDKDDLEIADRVVILYMGEVIQVGAPAEIFKNPKNEYVRHILGI; from the coding sequence ATGAATTATATAGAATTAAAAAATTTATTTTTTAAATACAGGAACTCTACAGAAGATATTTTAAAAAATATAAATTTTAATGCAAATAAGGGAGAAATTACAGCTATTATAGGCGAGAGTGGGAGCGGAAAATCTACCCTGTTACGTATTTTAGCAGGATTAGAAGTTCCACAAAAAGGAGAATTAACTATCCATGATAGGGTTTTTATAGGTGAAGAAACATTTGTTCCAGTAGAAAAAAGAGGAATTGGGATGGTTTTTCAAGATTATGCTCTCTTTCCTCACCTATCTGTTGAAAAAAATATTTTATTTGGAATGGGAAAAGTAGAGAAAAAATCAGCTAAAAAAAGAGCTGACGAGGTATTGGATCTAGTGAGTATGAAAGATTTTATAAAAAGATATCCCCATGAACTAAGTGGAGGTCAGCAGCAGAGAGTGGCATTAGCACGTGCTTTAGCTCCTAAACCAGAAGTTATTCTTTTAGATGAACCATTTTCAAATTTAGATGCTAATCTTCAGGGAAAGATAAGAAATGAATTGAAAGTAATTTTAAAAACTACTGGAGAAACAGCTATTTTTGTGAGTCACGATAAGGATGATTTAGAGATAGCGGACAGAGTTGTTATCCTATATATGGGTGAAGTTATTCAGGTAGGAGCTCCAGCAGAAATTTTTAAAAATCCTAAAAATGAATATGTAAGGCATATTTTAGGTATATAA
- a CDS encoding ABC transporter permease, with product MNLKLLKRNLNINLDSWLFISIILSFFLLAPIITLFTSLATQNIETFIHIAETLLPEYIRNSSIIALFTGLFTMIIGVSTAWILTMYEFKFSKLLHVGLILPLAIPTYIAGYVYSGIFSYTGIISRTARNLFGYNLNLDIMNIYGVTFIFTFFLYPYVFIIARSFFAKQSLSMLESAKVLGKSDTQTFFLVVLPMARTAIIGGVTLVIMEVLSAFGLPSYFGVQTFSTGIFRTWLTLGDTDAAINLAIILMGLIFTIIFIERKSRGRKQYSFTNTKIKPINKKPLSTKHSVIAIIVCMIPILFGFIIPLMQLFSWSFMTYKEVIDEKLIRIIMNTFFIGIVGAVFATIIAVIISNTSRLKKGKISKFLSKLTTIGYSIPGAVIAIGVMTFFIFVDRKILGEKVFYGTLFLMVFAYVIRYLAVAYNSVESGFDKIGMKFHEASRSLGEGKTKTFFRVDLPMIKGSVIGAVILTFLEIIKELPLTLILRPFNFQTLSAYAKQYADDEMVQHSAIPSIILILIGIIIILFFEMINKKKEK from the coding sequence ATGAATTTAAAACTTTTAAAGAGGAATCTAAATATTAATTTAGATTCCTGGCTTTTTATAAGCATAATTTTGTCGTTTTTCTTGTTAGCTCCCATTATAACTCTATTTACAAGTTTAGCGACTCAAAATATAGAAACTTTTATCCACATAGCTGAAACTCTTTTACCCGAATATATAAGGAACAGCTCTATAATAGCATTGTTTACTGGTTTATTTACCATGATTATAGGGGTATCTACAGCCTGGATTTTGACTATGTATGAATTTAAATTTTCTAAATTACTTCATGTAGGGTTAATTTTACCCTTGGCAATACCCACCTATATAGCGGGGTATGTTTATTCAGGAATATTTTCCTATACGGGGATAATAAGCAGGACAGCCAGGAATTTATTTGGATACAATTTAAATTTAGATATTATGAATATATATGGTGTAACCTTTATATTTACATTTTTTCTCTATCCCTATGTGTTTATAATAGCCAGATCATTTTTTGCTAAACAATCTTTATCTATGCTAGAATCAGCTAAGGTACTGGGGAAATCCGATACACAGACATTTTTTTTAGTGGTATTGCCTATGGCAAGAACAGCTATTATAGGGGGAGTTACCCTGGTTATAATGGAGGTTTTAAGTGCTTTTGGATTACCAAGTTATTTTGGAGTTCAGACCTTTAGTACAGGTATATTCAGGACGTGGCTGACATTAGGAGATACCGATGCAGCAATAAATTTGGCGATTATTCTTATGGGACTCATCTTTACAATCATCTTTATAGAGAGGAAATCCCGTGGAAGAAAACAATATTCTTTTACTAATACTAAGATAAAACCAATAAACAAAAAGCCACTTTCGACTAAACACAGTGTTATAGCAATTATTGTCTGTATGATCCCTATATTATTTGGGTTCATTATACCTCTTATGCAGCTATTCTCATGGTCATTCATGACTTATAAAGAAGTTATAGATGAAAAATTGATAAGAATAATAATGAATACATTTTTTATTGGTATCGTAGGAGCAGTGTTTGCGACTATAATAGCAGTTATTATCTCTAATACATCCAGACTGAAAAAAGGAAAGATATCTAAATTCTTATCGAAATTAACTACAATAGGGTATTCTATTCCAGGGGCAGTAATCGCCATTGGAGTTATGACATTTTTTATCTTTGTAGATAGAAAAATTTTAGGAGAAAAAGTATTCTATGGAACTTTATTTTTAATGGTTTTTGCTTATGTAATAAGATATTTAGCGGTGGCATACAATAGTGTGGAGAGTGGATTTGATAAGATTGGAATGAAGTTTCATGAAGCTTCCAGGAGTCTAGGAGAAGGAAAAACCAAAACATTTTTTAGGGTAGATTTACCCATGATAAAGGGAAGTGTTATAGGGGCAGTCATTTTAACATTTTTAGAAATCATAAAAGAATTACCTCTTACCTTGATTTTGAGGCCATTTAATTTTCAGACTCTATCTGCCTATGCGAAACAGTATGCAGATGATGAGATGGTACAACATAGTGCAATTCCATCTATTATACTTATTCTGATCGGGATAATAATAATTCTATTCTTTGAGATGATCAACAAAAAAAAGGAGAAATAA
- a CDS encoding Fe(3+) ABC transporter substrate-binding protein → MKKIIPFILLSAGLLTGCFKGKEEVKTVEETKTPKATKELNIYTERHYDIDKELIAEFEKETGVTVNVAKAGADELLKKLEIEGADTPADLFITKDAARLGRAKDLGLLQQIKDEEVLELVPANIRDKDNYWTSFTYRARIFAYNKATTDPSIFSTYEDLADPKWKGKVLVRSSTNSYNQALIASMIAANGEEATRGWIQGLVANMAREPKGNDRDQSKAVIAGIGEVAIMNSYYLGKMIHSADPEERKVGEQIAIFFPNQDGRGTHINVSGMGITKYSKNIVNAERFIKFFLSEKSQARFTNENYEYPSNKNVEINGTVKSWGDFKVDSLTLSELGKNFKKGTIIADEEGWK, encoded by the coding sequence ATGAAAAAAATTATACCGTTCATATTATTATCTGCCGGGTTATTAACTGGATGTTTTAAAGGGAAAGAAGAAGTAAAAACTGTTGAAGAAACAAAAACGCCAAAGGCTACAAAAGAATTAAATATATATACAGAAAGACATTATGACATAGATAAAGAATTAATTGCAGAATTTGAAAAAGAGACTGGAGTTACTGTAAATGTAGCTAAAGCTGGAGCAGATGAACTATTAAAAAAATTGGAGATAGAAGGAGCTGATACTCCTGCTGACCTATTCATTACTAAAGATGCTGCAAGACTTGGAAGAGCAAAAGATTTGGGATTATTACAACAAATAAAAGATGAAGAAGTATTAGAATTAGTCCCTGCAAATATAAGGGATAAGGATAACTACTGGACTTCATTTACTTATAGAGCCAGAATATTTGCATATAATAAAGCGACTACAGATCCATCTATATTTTCTACATATGAAGATTTAGCGGATCCTAAGTGGAAGGGAAAAGTTTTAGTCAGAAGTTCAACAAATTCATATAATCAGGCATTGATAGCTTCTATGATTGCTGCTAATGGTGAAGAGGCAACTAGAGGATGGATACAAGGGTTAGTGGCTAATATGGCAAGGGAACCTAAGGGAAATGACAGAGATCAAAGTAAAGCAGTAATTGCCGGAATTGGAGAAGTTGCTATTATGAACTCTTATTATCTTGGAAAAATGATCCACTCAGCAGATCCTGAAGAGAGAAAAGTTGGGGAACAAATAGCTATATTCTTCCCTAATCAAGATGGTAGAGGAACTCATATAAACGTAAGTGGAATGGGAATCACAAAATATTCAAAAAATATTGTAAACGCTGAAAGATTCATAAAGTTTTTCTTAAGTGAAAAATCACAGGCTAGATTTACAAATGAAAATTATGAGTACCCTTCAAATAAAAATGTAGAAATAAATGGGACAGTTAAGTCATGGGGAGATTTCAAAGTAGATAGCTTGACTTTATCTGAGTTAGGAAAGAACTTTAAAAAAGGAACAATCATAGCCGATGAGGAAGGTTGGAAATAA